TATTCCCCCTTTATCAGTAATGAATCAGGAATATTTTTgacttatcaaaaataaaaaaatcaggaATATTTTTGGTATTGCTTCCATCTTGCCGTGAGTTCattgtcaaaagttttttttttttttgggtttttgaatGAAACTTTTGGAGTTGGCAATAGtcaattctattttttttatctagtcAATTCATTCGAATCATTTTTTATTGGATGCATGCTAAAATTTCAGCAAAATTTCCATTTGATTCAGTAATTTTAGTATACGGGGTAActtggtcattttagtatataggggtattatggtaattttagtatacaagggtaatttggtcatttaaatgtaTAAGGGTAATATGGTTATTTTAGtgtatatgggtattttagtcattttaaattttaatatatatgtaattgggttaatagcgcgggtcgggtttgatttcAAATAAATAGGTTGGGTTGTGTATGAATAATTAGGCTCATAACTaattgggtctaaatgggtcaatgactcattaaagacCCAATCCACTaataacttacccaatttgacccaaacccgtcCATTTGAATTGTCCGTCTGGGCCTCTCGCTGTTTGGATTCAATGGTTGATAATTGGTTTAATGCTTGTTGGATTCATTTTATCAGGCCAATATTGTTTTGATGGAAGTTCCTTTAATCAAATCACATGAGTCGGAATATCAATACAATATATCGGCTACACCACAACACCAGGAGGTAGAAATGAATGCAGAACTTGTTTCCGTATGGTTCAGAAATAATGGTGCACCCTGTGCAATAGATGCGAGTTTGCTTATTTCTCGAGTGCTTAGACAATCATGTGAAGAATGACTCTCTGTTGTTTGAAATACAATACGATATTAACATTCGTTATCGCTCAATCAACTTCGGTTCTTTCATGGTATTTGTCATCATTTCCTCAGTGATAGAATTTTACTTCTACAAATACATCACCATGGACATTCATCTCCCTAAGAAAGTCCAATGACGCGGACACGTAGTTTCAATACAGGGATCACTTTTAGCAACCGCAACAGCTTTCGCGCATCAAGTTTCATGTTTTGCTAGCTAGATTTGCAACATCATTTAAAATCCACTCGGGGGGCTACACTAAACCCTCGACACGGAAATTTGATACCACGCACTGAATCCCATGCTTTTGGTAAGTAAATTAatatttggggggggggggggggggggccatCCCGCGTATTCTTCATATCGAAGGCGTAATACGGAACTCCCAATGTGAATCCTCGTTGAATTGAGGCATTATCTcgactagtagtagtagtagtaaacaCACCAACATTCTCGGTTCGgttaaggttttttttcttttttctttctcaattgTTCAGTGCTATCCAAACCGGTGTGCCCCATCAATTGTGAGTCGGTTTCCCCTTTCATGTCTGGTGTGAGAATGATTTACGAACACACATTGTTCAGGGACTTGGTTCATTCAAAATCAAGAACCTATCACCCACTTCTGGGCCATGATATTACCGATTCTTCTTAATTTACGTACCCTTTCAAAGAGAATAGGATGGGTGTCTGCATTTTGTGCAACCCCAAAATAATTTATCATCTTTATCTCACTCTAACCAAACACAGTACAACTAATCTCGGTATGCATATAATCCCATCTACTATCACAAGGGCTCCACTTGTCTTCTCTATCCATATTCTTAATCCCATCTTATTCGATCCTTACTAAAACTAACCTAACAATCAAACGTGACTATAAAGGATGTGTTTTGGGTGTAACTAGAGGATGTGGTGTATGCATGTGTGAATACATCGGGCATGCAAGCGCCGGAGTGAGTAGTTGAGTGAAAGGTGGGGCATGGTGCGACGTGAGTTGAAAATCACTTTTGTGACACAACTTAACAAAAGTATTTGTGCCACCGTGTGTGGCCCATTtctatattagaatagatatttTGCGTGTTAGTGAAGAAGTACTTTAAGATGCGTACCAATTTTAAGAGAGGTCATAACTTACGCAAAGAGGAGAGAGACTTGTAAGGTGCGAGGAGGCAGGAGACAGAATGAGATAATATGGAGGAGATCAtactaaacattttctttaactacACCAATGGAACATTCCTTAAATTAACACATTCTTAACATACAACGGGTCccatgttttcttttcttttcttttcttttttctcacgTAAATGCTAGTAACATTTTTAACTACACAATTCGAGATGCTCTTGTGCTCGGAAGAATTGCCCTTCCTACTATTAGCACAATTTCACCCCCAACGAGCCATTAGCCCTTCACAAGGTAAACAAATTGGTCCACAATCAATCAAAAAAACAACTACCATTAAAAATGCCGTCACCGATTCGAGAAGCATTCGATGACTCTGGGGAAGTGGCTAGCCATACTAGTACAGGCAAGAGAGGTCTAATTTCCGGCGTGCCGGAGAGAGAGAAGCGAATGCCGCAGTATCTTTCTTTTTGATCACCGCAACAATAGTGTTCTATCCCAGAAAGGGGGAAAATAAAGCCAATATAAGATGGTGCACCACAACAAACAAAACGTCACCTGTGGGGGGGTTGGGCGGCCAGCTGGCTTTGCTGCAAAACAAAACCAGTGGGTACCAAACTACTCCGTACTTTACACCTAACACTTGAAGATTAAGAAGTGGCTAGCCATACTAGTACAGGCAAGAGAGGTCTAATTTCCGGCGTGCCGGAGAGAGAGAAGCGAATGCCGCAGTATCTTTCTTTTTGATCACCGCAACAATAGTGTTCTATCCCAGAAAGGGGGAAAATAAAGCCAATATAAGATGGTGCACCACAACAAACAAAACGTCACCTGTGGGGGGGTTGGGCGGCCAGCTGGCTTTGCTGCAAAACAAAACCAGTGGGTACCAAACTACTCCGTACTTTACACCTAACACTTGAAGATTAAGCGACCCCAATTTGGCCTCCgacatcatcatcttcttcgtGGCCCACACATGAACCCCACGTTATGATTGTTACAAAATAGACTCGTCTGTAAAGAAGGGTATCCAACGTCCATCCAACTCAAGgtcaaatcttttcttttgcactgaaaaattatttgtgctCGGTGCAATTTCAACCATAGGATTGCACAATAATATCATTCCAGAAAATGGGTTTCATGCATTCCCGCAGTTAGAATTGCACGGAAACAAAAGTACATTCACTAACAAGTGACCTGAGGTAACACAATTCAATCGTCCAACCATTTCATGGACATTAATAAATACCAATAGACAGTTTGATTATTTGAACCAAGGGATTCCATAATTTATTCACTCGAGCtccttgaaaagaaagaaagccaAACTAACATCCACAGAAAACCAAGAAGAAAACTTACACACGGCTTGTTCCTATTACCATACAAACAAGTGTTTGTAAATAGAATTATCTCCAAACATATATATTTTCCACTCAATCCAAAAGTCAAAAACAAGGCATAGCCCGAGTCCTTATCAACCCAAAAACCCGCTCGGAAAGCAAGTTCTCCCCTTCCAACAAAACAAATACAGTACTCCACTaataaagaaagaacaaatcaTAAACCCCCCCAAAAGCTAGTCAATACCATATAACTAAAAGGTCGGTTCGCAGAGAAAAACCCTAACACCTAGTCAAACTAAACAAACATCTAAAGAGATTCCACTTATTTTAACCCTTTCTCCTATCTCAATTTTCTCACCCACTCTATACAAACGATCAAAATAGGTCCTATATACAGTCAACACCAAACTCTTCTCtagtatatataataaaattGAAACCTAATCCCATACGGGATATACCTCCTCTCTATGGGCTTGAAGTAGAAGCTTCTTGTCTTGGTTCCCTCAAATACCTTAACAGTGTTTCAGCCTGCAAAACCAACCAAGAACCATTCAACGTCAATCAGCCATATGAAGGATCGCGATAGAATTCATCATGAGTACGAAAATTTGAATGCAGATGCAACCAATGAGCCGTCTAAACAATTTGATTGGGCAAACGGACTTGTTTCTTCAACTGCCCCAGTTTAAACTAACAAGTCAAGCCATACGAAGGATTGCGGTAGAATTCATGAATGTGAAAAATTGAATGCAGATGCAACCAATTATCCAACGGTCTTATTATACTGGGTTGacaataaacacactagaagacaagaaaaacacgtattccTGTTTACTTTATATACCatttaatacatattcacacacttactattgtcagcccaatcTGATTTTAGGAATTTTCCATTATCCAATATACCTAAAAAACCCAACCACAAGTTTGGACGTTTCAACAGTAGGCAGTCAACAACTGCAAGGACTAAACTCTTCTAATTTGTAACCCATATGAATTTGTTAAATCCGAGACACAAAAACAAAGCAACTTTACCATGTAAACAATTTGATTGGGCAAACGGACTTATTCTTCGACTGCCCCAAGTTGAACtaacaaatcaaagaaaatgACACATTTTGAACATACAAGTTAACTTCAAATTTCTGCACACCTAAGAACATGCCTTCCGTAGTCCAGTCGTTcacaaaagagaacaaaaccCTTGTACAACAGTGGTTCTGAAACAAATTTGAGTTGATTCATTTCCAGCCAAAACCACATCTAATTGTTCGATTCACAGTCTCCTAATTTTAAAATGGATCAATGAACGATTTCGGATAAGCAAAGTCAAGTCCAATTATAACTTCATATCTACCTTTCTCTTTTCCGCCGATCACTAGAAGATAATCTTAATTTCTAACATCAAGCAGCAAGCATACCACAATGTGAAGAAACAGAACACTACTCAGACACTCATCGGACAATCGAACTCAAGGCCAGTAATACCACCATATCACAGTATTAGCACAAATGAAGGTTAAGCAATGTGATGaagtaagagcatctctagcccTTACCCTTTCTTCtcactcaaactcaaaatttgagtacaaAACCACCCTAATATCCAATCCGCAAATCGAGTTCTACTCGCACTTTTGCTCAAATAAAGGGAGACCCAAAATTTCTCTCAGAACTTTTGCATGGCTATTTTTCCCTCAATGAAGTTTTTAGTCAAATTTGTGTTAAGATTGAATTTGTCCATTGAagtgaagcttttactcaaatttggaaGCCCCAATTGACATGCAAATCAAGATAAACACCTCCACAATTAAGCGAAATTCAGACAAGTAACGTACTACATTAACAAGGTCAAGGAGGCCAAGTTAtggccacagagagagagagaatgaccttgtgcttggcttttgcagtCCCGGTCTGCGAAAGCGCCACCAAAGGCGGTATCCCTCCTTCCCTAACAAGCAACCCCCTATTCTTCACACTTTCCCCACACAACATCAACAGCGTCAACACCGCGAACTCCTTCCCTTTGGACGACCCGTCCTCGACCGCCTCCACCAGTGCTGCTATCCCACCTTCCTCCACGATCGCCGCCTTCCCTTCCTCCACCCCTGCCAGGCTGCTCAGCACCACCATCGCCTTCTCCCCCACCCCATTATTACCCCCCTCCTCCCCCGCCACCACCATCCCCACCAGAGGCCCCACCGCCCCCGCCCTCACCGCCCTCTCCTTATTAACCCTAACACTACACAGCTTATACAACGTCGTTAACGCGTCCTTCTTCCCCCTACACGACCCGTGAATCAATAACCCCACCAAAGGCGGTATCGCCCCACACGCCCCAATCGTAACCTTATTCTCCTCCAGCAGCGACAAACTCAACAACGCACACGCCGCGTTCTGCTTCGACGTCTCCGTACCAGTCTTTAGAACGTAAATCAGCGATTTAATCGCTCCGGCGTTGGTTATTAACCCCCTGTTGGCCTCGTGGAGGGAGAGATTCAGTAGGGCCGTGACAGCGTGCTCCTGGGCCCACGGATCGGCGCACCTCAGGAGAGGGATTAGGGCCGGCACGGCGCCCGACTCGGCGATTAAAACCCGGTTGTCGGACCTGTTCTTGGCGAGGAGCCTGAGCTTGGCCGCGGCGGATCTTTTGACTGCGGTGGAGCTCGAGCGGAGGCCGTCGATGCAGATCTTGACCGTGGGCTGGAGGTCCTCTGGGGATATGCTCTCGATGATCTCGGTAGAGAAGCTCTCCCTCTGCAGGAAC
The sequence above is a segment of the Rhododendron vialii isolate Sample 1 chromosome 13a, ASM3025357v1 genome. Coding sequences within it:
- the LOC131312887 gene encoding U-box domain-containing protein 2 yields the protein MVSLEDSHSTSSRFPATRPFYSPSSSPSPKTHRSMGRSMRTIRSNLYHTNHTRSFPGDHLSENLTDSAVDFRLDQLAAAQPSHHSPYSDNDNNNDDYFLDLSQTFSDYSACSSDISGELQRLATIPNPENESDLYPEQPESKPEPEPCLGFLQRESFSTEIIESISPEDLQPTVKICIDGLRSSSTAVKRSAAAKLRLLAKNRSDNRVLIAESGAVPALIPLLRCADPWAQEHAVTALLNLSLHEANRGLITNAGAIKSLIYVLKTGTETSKQNAACALLSLSLLEENKVTIGACGAIPPLVGLLIHGSCRGKKDALTTLYKLCSVRVNKERAVRAGAVGPLVGMVVAGEEGGNNGVGEKAMVVLSSLAGVEEGKAAIVEEGGIAALVEAVEDGSSKGKEFAVLTLLMLCGESVKNRGLLVREGGIPPLVALSQTGTAKAKHKAETLLRYLREPRQEASTSSP